One window of the Chitinophaga niabensis genome contains the following:
- a CDS encoding HupE/UreJ family protein has product MQEFSLYFQEGWQHIVDLSGYDHILFVMALCAVYLMKDWKKVLILVTAFTIGHSITLALSVLSIVKVNTALIEFLIPVTIVITALSNVFRKTEETGAVQLNYFFALFFGLIHGMGFSNYLKSMLGSQTDIVQPLLAFNLGLEAGQLIIVLVVLLLAQIIVNLSGAKRRDWTMFISAAIFGIAFMMSLERLGTLMK; this is encoded by the coding sequence ATGCAGGAGTTCAGCTTGTATTTTCAGGAAGGCTGGCAACATATCGTCGATTTGAGCGGATACGATCATATTTTATTTGTGATGGCATTATGTGCCGTCTACCTGATGAAGGACTGGAAAAAGGTACTCATACTGGTCACTGCATTCACAATAGGCCATTCCATCACCCTCGCATTAAGCGTATTGAGCATCGTAAAAGTAAATACGGCCCTGATAGAATTCCTGATCCCGGTGACCATTGTGATCACTGCATTAAGTAATGTATTCAGAAAAACAGAAGAAACAGGCGCTGTACAGCTGAACTATTTCTTTGCCCTGTTCTTCGGCCTTATTCACGGTATGGGTTTTTCCAATTACCTGAAAAGTATGCTAGGCTCGCAGACCGATATCGTACAGCCTTTACTGGCATTTAACCTGGGCCTGGAAGCAGGTCAGCTGATCATTGTATTGGTGGTCCTGCTGCTGGCACAGATCATTGTAAATTTATCCGGCGCAAAAAGAAGGGATTGGACGATGTTCATTTCCGCAGCTATTTTCGGAATAGCCTTTATGATGAGCCTGGAACGTTTAGGAACTTTAATGAAGTAG
- a CDS encoding DUF6702 family protein, translating to MGLLLCKWLFFLHPFYLSVTEIRHNPAHKSLEISCRIFADDLENTLKKQSNTTFDIIKPQNRVIVDTLIARYIRQHLQISVDGHMVAPRYLGYKIEEDAAWCFLEVSGVANVKKLELKDDILYEAHESQSHMIHVIVNDKRQSTKLDNPKSAASFVF from the coding sequence ATGGGGCTATTATTATGCAAATGGTTATTTTTTCTGCATCCGTTCTACCTGAGTGTGACGGAGATCAGGCACAATCCGGCTCATAAATCACTGGAAATCAGCTGCAGGATCTTTGCGGACGACCTGGAGAATACACTCAAAAAACAGTCTAATACCACCTTTGATATCATCAAACCACAGAATCGTGTGATCGTGGATACTTTGATAGCAAGGTATATCCGGCAGCATCTGCAGATCTCCGTGGATGGTCATATGGTGGCGCCCCGTTACCTTGGTTATAAGATAGAGGAAGATGCGGCCTGGTGTTTCCTGGAGGTTTCCGGAGTAGCCAATGTAAAAAAGCTGGAATTAAAGGATGATATACTTTATGAGGCACACGAATCACAAAGCCACATGATCCATGTGATCGTGAATGATAAGCGGCAGAGTACGAAGCTGGATAATCCGAAGAGTGCGGCGAGTTTTGTGTTTTAA